A single genomic interval of Nostoc commune NIES-4072 harbors:
- the dnaN gene encoding DNA polymerase III subunit beta — MKLVCSQSDLSTNLSLVSRAVPSRPTHPVLANVLLQADAQTNQVSLTAFDLSLGIRTSFNAEVWQSGAIALPAKLLVDITSRLPEGEITLDDESALTGVTPGGEGLIVTLTPKSGHYQVRAMGPEEFPDLPVIENTEVIHLTTTALIEGLRGSLFATSGDETKQVLTGVHLTVKQDTLEFAATDGHRLAVVETSNERPLGGTSQLEVTVPARALRELQRMLAHSASSDEPVALYFDQGQVVFAWQNQRLTSRTLEGQYPAYRQLIPRQFERQVTIERRQFVSTLERIAVLADQKNNIVKLSIDSEAQEITLSCEAQDVGSGRESMPAQISGENIEIAFNIKYLMEGLKELPSSEIQMHLNQSLTPVIFTPLGGLKMTYLAMPVQLRS, encoded by the coding sequence ATGAAATTAGTTTGCTCCCAAAGCGATCTCAGTACAAATCTCTCACTCGTCAGTCGTGCAGTACCTTCACGACCAACTCATCCAGTCCTTGCCAATGTGCTGTTACAAGCGGATGCCCAAACTAACCAGGTAAGCTTAACAGCCTTTGATCTCAGCTTGGGAATCCGCACCAGCTTTAACGCAGAGGTATGGCAAAGTGGTGCGATCGCACTTCCTGCTAAGTTACTTGTAGATATCACTTCTCGTCTTCCAGAAGGCGAAATCACTCTAGACGATGAATCAGCCCTTACAGGTGTTACACCCGGTGGAGAAGGGTTAATTGTCACACTTACACCCAAGAGTGGACATTACCAAGTCCGAGCAATGGGGCCTGAAGAATTTCCTGACCTACCTGTAATTGAAAATACAGAAGTAATTCATCTTACTACGACCGCATTAATTGAGGGATTACGCGGTTCATTATTTGCTACTAGTGGAGATGAAACCAAGCAAGTACTTACAGGAGTGCATTTAACAGTTAAACAAGATACTCTAGAATTTGCAGCTACCGACGGACATCGCCTAGCAGTGGTAGAAACTAGCAACGAGCGTCCTTTAGGTGGAACTAGTCAATTGGAAGTGACAGTACCAGCTAGAGCATTACGCGAACTACAACGAATGCTAGCTCATAGTGCCTCATCAGATGAACCTGTAGCTTTATATTTCGATCAAGGTCAAGTAGTGTTTGCATGGCAAAATCAACGCTTGACTAGTCGCACATTAGAAGGGCAATATCCTGCTTATCGACAACTAATTCCGCGCCAATTTGAGCGACAAGTCACAATTGAACGCCGACAATTCGTCAGCACTTTAGAGCGAATTGCTGTACTAGCAGATCAAAAAAATAATATTGTCAAGCTCAGTATTGATAGCGAAGCCCAAGAAATTACCTTATCTTGTGAAGCTCAAGATGTGGGCAGTGGTAGAGAGTCAATGCCAGCACAAATTTCTGGGGAAAATATTGAGATTGCTTTTAACATTAAATATTTGATGGAAGGCTTGAAAGAGTTACCATCTTCGGAAATTCAAATGCATTTAAATCAAAGCTTAACTCCAGTAATTTTTACCCCATTGGGTGGTTTGAAAATGACCTATTTAGCTATGCCGGTGCAACTTAGAAGTTAA
- a CDS encoding bifunctional serine/threonine-protein kinase/formylglycine-generating enzyme family protein, whose product MQICQNPNCSNPFNSDSNRFCVSCGQSNFGKLLRNRYRVLRLLGEGGFSRTYATEDVDRLNAPCVIKQFFPQFQGTGQRTKAAEFFKEEAFRLYELGENHTQIPRLLAYFEQGASLYLVQEFIQGKTLLQEVQQQAYGESQIWELLADLLPVLQFIHTHNVIHRDIKPENIIRRASDQKPVLIDFGGAKQVTQTSIGRQATVIYTLGYAPTEQMAGFACHGSDLYALGVTCVRLLTRCLPLQDASGQINDPIYDAMNAKWLWRERLQEKGITISDDLGKILDKLLRHLPSERYQTAAEVLNDLKFATLNIEPVALKIVSMPQPILSPPPEKVIVPLPPLENFEFDVVTVDTGGREVNRISCNANFFAEELGKSVTLEMVSIPGGTYMMGSPEFEGDADERPRHQVTVEPFFMGKFPVTQAQWRVVAALPKVKQALNPNPSKFKGLDRPVENVSWYEAVEFCLRLSEKTGRDYRLPSEAEWEYACRAGTTTSFHFGETITSELVSCTIEPKSKFRKETTNVGSFEVANAFGLYDMHGLVWEWCADSWHNNYNDAPSDGTAWEVGGDINRRVLRGGSWSFNAELCRSASRSWNESDGGLRVCGFRVVFSVEEII is encoded by the coding sequence ATGCAAATCTGCCAAAATCCCAATTGCTCAAATCCATTCAACTCTGATAGCAATAGATTTTGCGTGAGTTGCGGACAAAGCAACTTTGGCAAACTTCTAAGAAACCGTTACCGCGTATTGAGACTTTTAGGTGAAGGTGGATTTAGCAGAACCTATGCTACAGAAGACGTAGACAGACTAAACGCGCCTTGCGTCATCAAGCAATTTTTCCCACAATTTCAGGGAACAGGACAACGTACCAAAGCAGCAGAATTTTTTAAAGAAGAGGCTTTCCGGTTGTATGAACTAGGAGAAAATCATACCCAAATTCCCAGATTACTAGCTTACTTTGAACAAGGTGCAAGCTTGTATCTCGTACAAGAATTTATTCAAGGAAAGACTCTCTTACAAGAAGTTCAGCAACAAGCTTATGGTGAATCACAAATTTGGGAACTTTTAGCTGATTTATTGCCAGTACTGCAATTCATTCATACTCATAATGTCATTCATCGGGATATCAAACCAGAAAATATTATCCGCCGTGCAAGTGATCAAAAACCCGTATTAATTGACTTTGGCGGTGCTAAACAGGTAACACAAACCAGTATAGGAAGACAAGCTACAGTAATTTACACCCTTGGTTATGCCCCAACCGAACAAATGGCTGGATTTGCTTGTCACGGCAGTGATTTGTATGCTTTGGGTGTAACTTGTGTACGTCTTTTAACTCGATGTTTGCCGTTGCAGGATGCTTCTGGACAGATTAATGACCCTATTTATGATGCCATGAACGCTAAGTGGTTGTGGCGCGAACGTTTACAAGAAAAAGGTATTACTATCAGCGACGACTTAGGGAAAATTTTAGATAAATTACTAAGACATTTACCAAGTGAAAGGTATCAAACGGCAGCAGAAGTTCTCAACGATTTGAAATTTGCAACATTGAACATTGAACCTGTTGCCCTAAAAATTGTTTCGATGCCTCAACCCATTTTATCGCCGCCACCAGAAAAAGTAATAGTACCATTACCCCCCTTAGAAAACTTTGAATTTGATGTAGTGACAGTAGACACAGGTGGTAGAGAAGTAAACCGCATAAGTTGTAATGCAAACTTCTTTGCCGAAGAATTGGGTAAATCTGTCACATTAGAAATGGTATCGATTCCTGGTGGTACTTATATGATGGGTTCACCAGAGTTTGAAGGAGATGCTGACGAACGTCCTCGACATCAAGTTACCGTTGAACCATTTTTTATGGGGAAATTCCCTGTAACTCAAGCACAGTGGAGAGTAGTAGCAGCTTTACCCAAAGTCAAACAAGCTTTAAATCCTAATCCGTCGAAATTCAAAGGTTTAGATAGACCAGTGGAAAATGTATCTTGGTATGAGGCTGTAGAATTCTGTCTCAGACTATCAGAAAAAACTGGACGCGACTATCGTTTACCGAGTGAAGCTGAATGGGAATATGCTTGTCGGGCTGGAACTACAACATCTTTTCATTTTGGCGAAACTATTACCTCTGAGTTAGTTAGTTGCACTATCGAACCAAAAAGCAAATTCCGGAAAGAAACAACAAACGTCGGTAGTTTTGAAGTCGCTAACGCCTTTGGATTGTACGATATGCACGGGCTAGTTTGGGAATGGTGCGCTGATTCGTGGCACAACAATTACAACGACGCACCTTCAGATGGAACAGCTTGGGAAGTTGGTGGTGATATTAATCGCCGAGTGCTACGCGGTGGTTCTTGGAGTTTCAACGCCGAACTGTGTCGCAGCGCTAGCCGTAGCTGGAATGAGTCAGATGGTGGGCTGAGGGTTTGTGGCTTTAGAGTAGTATTTTCTGTAGAGGAGATTATTTAA
- a CDS encoding MFS transporter, producing the protein MKAFNTFDAELRRNLLILFTAGLLFWSSMSSLLPTLPLYIDDVGASKQEIGIVMGSFAIGLLLSRPMLGRLADERGRKITLLIGTIVAAIAPFGYLATKSIGILILVRIFHGISIAAFTTGYSALVADLAPTETRGEIIGYMTLATPLGLAIGPALGGYLEATSGYGILFLFGAELGFVALLEIVQVTNPPVQAQQQTEGENRNFWQILSSPRVKVPTIVMLLVGLSIGAVHTFVSLFLKSTDVDFNGGLFFTASAISSFSIRVFAGKASDRFGRGLFITFGIFCYVLALILLWQAHSVMFFLLAAIAEGAGGGTLISMMVTMMADRSLPQERGQIFAICIAGLDLGIAIAAPLLGIIAELVGYRDMFGYGAVITSVALVLFLTQSSKNLSNSFRFALGLAPDAYALKNLKVRSEEL; encoded by the coding sequence TTGAAAGCATTTAATACCTTTGACGCCGAACTGCGACGCAACCTGCTGATTTTGTTTACAGCAGGTTTATTATTCTGGTCGAGCATGTCTTCACTCTTACCAACCCTACCGCTTTACATCGATGATGTGGGCGCAAGCAAGCAAGAAATTGGGATTGTGATGGGCAGTTTCGCTATTGGCTTATTGCTATCTCGCCCGATGCTGGGACGGTTAGCCGATGAACGTGGTCGAAAAATTACCTTACTGATTGGTACGATAGTAGCGGCGATCGCACCCTTCGGTTACTTGGCAACCAAATCAATTGGGATATTAATCCTAGTGCGAATTTTCCACGGCATTAGTATTGCCGCTTTTACGACTGGCTACAGTGCCTTAGTCGCAGATTTAGCTCCAACTGAAACTCGTGGCGAAATCATTGGTTACATGACCTTAGCAACTCCCCTTGGTTTAGCAATTGGCCCTGCCTTGGGTGGGTATTTAGAAGCTACAAGTGGTTACGGGATATTATTTCTCTTCGGTGCCGAATTGGGTTTTGTCGCTCTCTTGGAGATTGTACAAGTCACAAATCCGCCAGTACAGGCACAACAGCAAACAGAGGGAGAGAATCGCAACTTTTGGCAAATTTTGAGCAGTCCACGGGTAAAAGTTCCAACGATAGTTATGTTGTTGGTTGGTTTATCTATTGGTGCTGTACATACTTTTGTGTCGTTATTCCTCAAATCCACTGATGTGGACTTTAATGGCGGACTGTTTTTTACAGCTTCGGCAATTTCTAGTTTTAGTATCAGAGTATTTGCTGGTAAGGCAAGCGATCGCTTTGGTCGTGGTTTATTTATTACATTTGGTATTTTTTGCTACGTTTTAGCCTTAATACTGCTATGGCAGGCTCACAGCGTGATGTTTTTCTTACTGGCTGCGATCGCTGAAGGTGCTGGTGGTGGTACACTCATCTCGATGATGGTAACAATGATGGCAGACCGCTCACTGCCACAAGAACGGGGTCAAATTTTTGCTATATGCATAGCTGGACTTGACTTGGGAATTGCGATCGCTGCTCCTCTTCTGGGTATCATCGCAGAACTTGTAGGCTACCGCGATATGTTTGGCTATGGTGCTGTAATCACTTCTGTTGCACTTGTCCTTTTCCTCACCCAGTCGAGCAAAAACCTATCCAACTCATTTCGCTTTGCACTAGGTCTAGCTCCAGATGCCTATGCCTTAAAAAACCTAAAAGTTAGGAGCGAGGAACTTTAA
- a CDS encoding C40 family peptidase — MSFNLKSKIQNLKSGEYQCLADLNLYDSPECTRLATQAASGRHLWVTSNHQNLAIEVYLCEDDYPGWVSLSDFDSLQSATVHYQAATFSESEIKKLLAEVIAFTQKAMQQSNYYLWGGTVGPNYDCSGLMQAAFASVGIWLPRDAYQQEGFTQPITIAELAAGDLVFFGNSQKATHVGLYLADGYYIHSSGKDQGRDGIGIDILSEQGDAVSQSYYQQLRGAGRVIKSYEPQRR, encoded by the coding sequence ATGTCCTTTAATTTAAAATCCAAAATCCAAAATCTAAAATCAGGGGAGTATCAGTGTTTAGCTGACCTGAATTTATATGATTCTCCTGAATGTACGCGTTTAGCAACTCAAGCTGCATCTGGGAGACATTTATGGGTAACATCAAATCATCAAAATTTAGCGATTGAGGTGTATTTGTGTGAAGATGACTATCCGGGATGGGTATCTCTTTCAGATTTTGATTCATTACAATCTGCTACTGTACATTATCAGGCTGCAACATTTTCTGAATCTGAAATTAAAAAACTGCTAGCGGAGGTCATCGCCTTTACCCAAAAAGCGATGCAACAATCCAATTATTACCTTTGGGGTGGTACGGTTGGGCCAAATTATGACTGTTCTGGGTTGATGCAGGCGGCGTTTGCTTCGGTGGGTATTTGGCTACCTAGAGATGCCTATCAGCAGGAAGGATTCACTCAACCAATTACTATTGCAGAATTAGCAGCTGGGGATCTGGTATTTTTTGGAAATAGCCAAAAAGCAACCCATGTCGGGCTTTATTTGGCGGATGGTTATTACATTCATAGTTCTGGGAAAGATCAGGGACGGGATGGGATTGGCATTGATATTCTCTCGGAACAGGGAGATGCTGTTAGTCAGTCGTACTATCAGCAGCTGCGAGGTGCTGGTAGAGTTATCAAGAGTTACGAACCACAGAGACGCTGA
- a CDS encoding IS1096 element passenger TnpR family protein: MREGFLYEYDFSDNWQHQIRVAAILTPQSNCF, translated from the coding sequence ATGCGAGAAGGTTTTTTATACGAGTATGACTTCAGTGATAACTGGCAGCATCAAATTCGGGTTGCAGCAATTCTCACTCCACAATCAAATTGCTTTTAG
- a CDS encoding purple acid phosphatase family protein, which yields MTSAPQLLTDPFLQLPTETSVQVVWFTEFAGVNHTVTYGENLQQTAKANTTKLTRTSEDQHSRVANQIKDGQVYQKPVQRDIWRHEAEVSGLTPGLRVNYRITSGREDGETVSSDVFTLAATPKPDTPLKILLTSDHQLKPMTAANLQKVVETVGRVDGVWFAGDLVNVSDRASEWFDDNSGGALFPGLQGRAKYEMTHDGVKTTYIGGQIIQHAPMFTCIGNHEVMGRFARTGSLNDEFDDTIPRAVAQKMYQDKSLIDNSFNTNTYEEIFSLPKSKKGGKRYYAVSFGNVRLVVLYATNMWRTPSLGGKHKGRYREAEKDLNNPEDWGYGQVIYEPIAKGSKQYNWLKAELNSPEFQQAKYKVVMFHHPPHTLGDNIVPAYTEPVQIIERDDNNIKAVRYEYPKDADYIIRDVVPLLEAANVQLVFYGHSHLWNRFVSQSGMHFLETSNVGNTYGAAWGDRKREVPIGYQEDYVKVGDPNGLEPIVPTISPLLGEDGKPMPYIASNDITVFSIFDTGTGTISSYRFDTRKPDSEVLKFDEFKLK from the coding sequence ATGACATCAGCACCCCAATTGCTCACCGACCCATTTTTGCAACTGCCAACTGAAACCTCAGTGCAAGTAGTTTGGTTTACTGAGTTTGCTGGTGTTAATCATACAGTAACCTACGGCGAAAATCTTCAACAAACTGCTAAGGCAAATACTACCAAACTCACTCGCACTAGTGAAGACCAACACTCAAGAGTTGCAAACCAAATCAAAGACGGACAAGTTTATCAAAAACCTGTCCAACGCGACATTTGGCGGCATGAGGCTGAGGTGAGTGGGTTAACTCCTGGTTTGCGGGTAAACTATCGCATTACGAGTGGGCGAGAAGACGGCGAAACTGTTAGCAGTGATGTCTTTACCCTTGCAGCTACTCCAAAACCAGATACACCACTAAAAATTTTACTTACCTCTGACCATCAGTTAAAACCGATGACAGCAGCAAATCTACAAAAGGTGGTGGAAACGGTTGGCCGGGTTGATGGGGTGTGGTTTGCTGGTGATTTAGTGAATGTTAGCGATCGCGCCTCAGAATGGTTTGATGATAATAGTGGTGGTGCGTTATTTCCCGGTTTACAAGGTCGTGCTAAATATGAAATGACGCACGACGGTGTAAAAACAACCTACATCGGTGGACAAATAATTCAACACGCACCCATGTTTACCTGCATTGGCAATCATGAAGTGATGGGACGCTTTGCCAGGACGGGAAGTTTAAATGATGAATTTGATGATACAATTCCCCGTGCCGTCGCTCAAAAAATGTATCAAGACAAATCTTTAATAGATAATTCTTTTAATACTAATACTTATGAAGAGATTTTCTCTTTACCAAAAAGTAAAAAGGGTGGAAAAAGATATTATGCAGTCAGCTTTGGTAATGTGCGTTTGGTGGTACTGTACGCTACGAATATGTGGCGAACTCCTAGCTTAGGTGGAAAGCATAAGGGTAGATATCGAGAAGCCGAAAAGGATTTAAATAATCCTGAAGATTGGGGTTATGGACAGGTAATCTATGAGCCAATCGCTAAAGGCAGCAAGCAGTACAATTGGCTAAAGGCAGAACTCAACAGTCCTGAGTTTCAACAAGCAAAATACAAAGTTGTGATGTTTCATCATCCACCTCATACTCTGGGTGATAATATAGTTCCTGCTTATACAGAACCAGTTCAAATAATTGAACGGGATGATAATAATATCAAAGCAGTGCGTTATGAGTACCCAAAAGATGCAGATTACATTATCCGCGATGTTGTCCCTTTACTTGAAGCAGCTAATGTGCAATTGGTATTTTATGGGCATTCCCATTTGTGGAACCGTTTTGTTAGTCAGAGTGGAATGCACTTTCTAGAAACATCTAATGTAGGCAATACTTACGGCGCTGCTTGGGGTGATAGAAAGCGAGAAGTGCCAATTGGATATCAAGAAGATTATGTTAAAGTTGGTGATCCTAATGGGTTAGAACCGATAGTGCCAACAATTTCCCCTTTGTTGGGTGAAGATGGAAAGCCGATGCCTTATATTGCGAGTAATGATATTACGGTTTTTAGTATCTTTGATACGGGGACGGGTACGATAAGTAGTTATCGTTTTGATACTCGCAAGCCGGATTCGGAAGTATTGAAATTTGACGAATTTAAGTTGAAATAG
- a CDS encoding glycosyltransferase family 2 protein gives MRSGLVDLGLSQENGAISAIVPDVSVVLPIHDEVESLPLLLEAIAFTLSSSQINYEIICVDDGSTDGSGDFLKEQAQIRTDLKAVILRRNYGQTAAMAAGFYYAVGKAIVTLDADLQNDPADIPMLLAKLDEGYDLVSGWRQKRQDGAVNRLLPSKIANWLIRRTTSVNIHDYGCSLKAYRAELLADMNLYGELHRFLPALAYIEGARITEVPVRHHARRFGRSKYGIWRTFRVLMDLLTILFMKRFLTRPMHVFGLLGLISMVSGTAIGIYLTFVKLVLGEMIGNRPLLILAVLLLVTGVQLFCFGLLAELLMRTYHESQGRPIYRVREVVAKNVK, from the coding sequence ATGAGGAGTGGGTTAGTTGATCTAGGGTTGAGTCAGGAAAATGGGGCGATTTCAGCTATTGTCCCAGATGTTTCGGTGGTGCTGCCGATACATGACGAGGTGGAAAGTTTGCCGCTTTTACTAGAAGCGATCGCATTTACTTTATCTTCTAGTCAGATAAATTATGAAATCATTTGTGTGGATGATGGTTCTACAGATGGTTCCGGGGATTTTCTCAAAGAACAGGCGCAAATCCGCACAGATTTAAAGGCGGTGATTTTGCGTCGCAACTACGGACAAACTGCGGCGATGGCTGCTGGATTTTATTATGCAGTCGGTAAAGCGATCGTCACTTTAGATGCTGATCTCCAGAATGACCCGGCTGATATCCCCATGTTATTAGCAAAGCTGGATGAGGGTTACGATTTGGTGAGTGGTTGGCGGCAAAAACGCCAAGATGGTGCTGTAAATCGCTTACTTCCTTCCAAAATTGCCAATTGGCTAATTCGCCGTACTACTAGCGTGAATATTCATGACTATGGCTGTTCACTGAAAGCCTATCGTGCAGAACTGCTAGCAGATATGAACCTCTACGGAGAATTACACCGATTTTTACCAGCTTTAGCGTACATCGAAGGAGCTAGAATTACTGAAGTACCAGTGCGCCATCATGCCCGTCGCTTTGGTCGTAGTAAGTATGGGATTTGGCGGACATTCCGCGTGTTGATGGATTTGTTAACCATCCTGTTTATGAAAAGATTCCTCACCCGCCCAATGCACGTTTTTGGGCTGTTGGGATTGATTTCAATGGTTTCGGGAACTGCGATCGGAATTTACTTGACTTTCGTCAAATTAGTTTTAGGTGAGATGATTGGCAATCGCCCTTTGCTAATTTTAGCAGTTCTCCTCCTAGTAACTGGAGTGCAGTTATTTTGCTTCGGCCTTTTAGCAGAATTACTCATGCGTACATACCATGAATCCCAAGGACGGCCTATCTATCGGGTGCGAGAAGTAGTAGCAAAAAATGTTAAGTAA
- a CDS encoding serine hydrolase, with translation MIFFNKDEQLENLGNGILDATWAEFPTLARNQIALTWVVYDPPVLVNTGGALTPNAFWDHPVRGFSYRGVERIYPASVVKLFYLVAVNEWLEKGMTNTSKELERALRDMIVDSSNDATSLVVDILSGTTSGPELPTGPFETWKYQRNIVNRYYQSLGWEEMETINVCQKTWGDGPYGRERAFAGDLLENRNMLTTNAIARLLHSIVGGVAVSSGRSQAMMALLKRNLNDLPTDTEENQVTGFLGGGLTKNAQIWSKAGWTSQVRHDVAYIEIPEQRPYLLVVFTEGKAQAKSQAILPFVSKRVADAIGSL, from the coding sequence ATGATTTTTTTTAATAAAGACGAACAACTGGAAAATCTTGGTAATGGCATTTTAGATGCAACTTGGGCAGAATTTCCGACCTTAGCCCGTAATCAAATTGCCCTGACTTGGGTTGTTTACGATCCACCAGTGCTAGTAAATACTGGTGGGGCGCTGACTCCCAATGCTTTTTGGGATCATCCAGTCCGTGGTTTTAGTTATCGTGGTGTTGAACGGATTTATCCCGCCAGTGTAGTCAAGCTATTTTACCTAGTGGCGGTAAACGAATGGCTAGAAAAAGGGATGACTAACACTTCCAAAGAGTTAGAACGCGCCTTGCGGGATATGATTGTAGATTCTAGTAATGATGCTACCAGCTTGGTTGTGGATATTCTGAGTGGAACCACATCAGGGCCAGAATTACCAACTGGGCCCTTTGAAACCTGGAAATATCAACGTAATATTGTTAACCGCTATTACCAATCTTTGGGTTGGGAAGAAATGGAGACGATTAACGTCTGTCAAAAAACTTGGGGTGATGGCCCTTATGGACGAGAACGGGCGTTTGCGGGAGACTTACTGGAAAATCGCAATATGTTGACAACAAATGCGATCGCTCGGTTACTGCATAGTATTGTAGGTGGGGTGGCGGTTTCAAGTGGGCGATCGCAAGCTATGATGGCTTTACTCAAACGTAATCTCAACGATTTACCCACTGACACCGAGGAAAATCAGGTAACAGGTTTTTTAGGTGGTGGACTGACTAAAAATGCTCAAATTTGGTCAAAAGCAGGTTGGACAAGTCAAGTTCGCCATGACGTTGCGTATATTGAAATACCAGAACAGCGCCCTTACCTCTTAGTGGTATTTACTGAAGGCAAAGCACAGGCTAAGAGTCAGGCAATTTTGCCCTTTGTTTCTAAACGAGTTGCCGATGCGATCGGTAGTCTATGA
- the moaC gene encoding cyclic pyranopterin monophosphate synthase MoaC, translated as MAQDNFSSNFPNLTHLDRQGQAQMVDVSDKAPSVRQAVAAANVRMLPATFAAIQAGNVPKGDVLATARLAGIMAAKQTATLIPLCHPLPLQKIAVEIIPDPQLPGYQIQATVKTKAETGVEMEALTAVSVAALTLYDMAKALEKSIQIESIHLISKSGGKSADYSSPEE; from the coding sequence ATGGCGCAAGATAATTTTTCATCCAATTTTCCCAATTTAACCCATCTAGATCGCCAAGGACAGGCGCAGATGGTAGATGTGTCTGATAAAGCACCCAGCGTCCGTCAAGCAGTAGCCGCGGCCAATGTGCGAATGCTGCCAGCAACCTTCGCTGCCATTCAAGCCGGGAATGTTCCAAAAGGGGATGTGTTGGCAACTGCAAGATTGGCTGGGATTATGGCAGCCAAGCAAACAGCCACTTTAATTCCTCTGTGTCATCCGTTGCCTTTGCAAAAAATCGCAGTCGAAATTATACCCGATCCGCAACTACCTGGTTATCAAATTCAAGCCACAGTCAAAACCAAAGCTGAAACTGGTGTAGAGATGGAAGCCTTAACTGCCGTTTCTGTGGCTGCTCTGACTTTATACGATATGGCAAAAGCCTTAGAAAAGTCAATTCAAATTGAATCGATTCATTTAATTAGTAAGAGTGGCGGGAAATCAGCAGATTATTCCTCACCAGAGGAGTAG
- a CDS encoding NAD(P)-binding protein, which produces MIQQINSNNVTLSSSSRLNPVRLEYTKGNSESIIEKNCELLVIACDPRNLSQICDYTPEERAIFDKLRNFTFHTSLLKVEVNNSSSETKTYPVIFGSKLLEKMDGTVYAYRNESVKEFGTERASEMTHNLVTVYQFVGETKTLWTDSEFKEKLKQDLQNSDWWPFSPNYEVLETVTTPYFDHFSNEDLKEGLPWKFLNLQGQHNTLYVHGFTCFESVLHCWDYAELMLNSVESAKKALPSNSDAPIVILGAGVSGLLFAVRLKRLGYTNIEILESTDRYSGKTHTITEDGPYPSGSHEKTVCELGTCYLSPSYYHMIEELKEFFVDNDQIDFVKNDPNFRGILTKNEFPDSFKVPPIVTQSEYIVLKAKALLGHPQNFDSRLIQLRIAFDLARYNILHFEIMGSQKPMPAKPPTKLLEKTFYDFLKDNQLLSLVGMMEYIYSVQGYGVMTAIPAYYGLIWITPIVIQTILLDNLGLENKPVVTALKKGWGDVWNQIVTKENLNITYLAKTKSITRLG; this is translated from the coding sequence ATGATACAGCAAATAAATAGCAACAACGTAACTCTTTCTTCGTCCTCACGTTTGAACCCAGTCCGCCTCGAATATACAAAGGGTAATAGCGAATCCATTATTGAAAAAAACTGTGAATTACTTGTCATAGCTTGTGACCCCAGGAACTTGTCTCAAATTTGTGATTACACGCCTGAAGAACGCGCTATCTTTGACAAGTTGAGAAATTTCACATTCCATACATCGCTACTCAAAGTCGAGGTCAATAATTCATCTTCCGAGACAAAAACATATCCTGTCATATTTGGTTCAAAACTATTGGAGAAGATGGACGGAACTGTATATGCATATCGTAACGAATCCGTCAAAGAATTTGGAACTGAGCGTGCGAGTGAAATGACACATAACTTGGTGACTGTCTATCAATTTGTAGGCGAAACTAAGACTCTATGGACTGACAGTGAGTTTAAGGAAAAACTTAAACAGGACTTGCAGAACAGCGACTGGTGGCCATTCTCTCCTAACTACGAGGTACTGGAAACCGTCACTACACCTTACTTCGATCACTTCTCTAATGAAGACTTGAAGGAGGGCTTACCTTGGAAGTTTCTGAATTTGCAGGGACAACATAATACCTTGTATGTGCATGGATTCACCTGTTTTGAATCGGTCTTGCATTGCTGGGATTACGCCGAATTGATGCTGAATTCTGTGGAAAGTGCAAAAAAAGCCTTGCCAAGTAATTCAGACGCGCCGATTGTAATTCTGGGTGCTGGTGTTAGTGGTCTCTTGTTTGCCGTTAGGCTAAAGAGGTTGGGATACACGAATATAGAAATTCTGGAATCAACCGACCGATACTCTGGAAAAACCCATACCATTACTGAAGACGGCCCTTATCCAAGCGGATCGCATGAGAAGACAGTCTGTGAGTTAGGCACATGTTATTTATCGCCTTCCTACTATCACATGATTGAGGAACTGAAGGAATTTTTTGTGGACAACGACCAAATCGATTTCGTTAAGAATGATCCGAATTTTAGAGGGATTCTCACCAAAAATGAATTTCCAGATTCTTTTAAAGTGCCTCCCATTGTTACACAATCCGAATATATCGTTTTGAAGGCTAAAGCCTTACTAGGTCATCCCCAAAATTTTGATTCAAGGTTGATACAACTTAGAATTGCTTTTGACCTCGCCAGATATAATATCCTTCATTTCGAGATAATGGGTTCACAAAAGCCGATGCCAGCAAAGCCACCAACGAAATTGCTGGAGAAAACGTTTTATGATTTCTTGAAAGACAACCAACTACTTAGCCTTGTGGGCATGATGGAGTATATCTATTCTGTGCAGGGGTATGGTGTAATGACAGCCATCCCCGCTTATTATGGCTTAATCTGGATCACACCTATCGTTATCCAAACGATTCTGCTCGATAATTTGGGTCTAGAAAATAAACCCGTTGTTACCGCATTGAAAAAGGGTTGGGGCGATGTTTGGAATCAAATAGTAACAAAAGAAAATCTTAATATTACCTATTTGGCAAAGACTAAATCCATTACACGTCTAGGCTAA